TTGGAAGTATTGTTTACACATCAGTGATCACCTGGTTTACTAGTTTTCCTTTTGTGTTGTCTTTTGTTTGTGAATGGTGATGCTTTCTGAGTATTAAGACGACTGATTTAAAACTGGAAAATGTATTTAGTAGCATTATGTAGTTGTTCTACTATTGTACTACATAACAGAAAATTTCGTTATTCTATGGACCTTAATAAACATTAAGCAAGGACTTGTACCAAGTGTAGTTATATTTGTACCTGGGAGGCGGCTGGCACTTTTTTTCACTGAACATTGGTATGTCCCTGGCATATTGGTGCAGGTTCCGTTCTGGCACACATCAGGCTGTAGGCACTCGTCGATATCTGAAAAGAGGGAGAACAAGTTCAGTTAAAAGGTAGAGTATGTTCAAAGTGCAGTTCATGTCTATTGAACAAGTCTTTTTTTTTGCGAACACGCAAAAGGCTTGCATGTCGGTGTATTAAGGTAGGGGAGAAAAGATAGTACAGAGTAGCTACAAACAGCGGCATACGATGGCCACGACGCTCATGCCCAGGCTCGCATGATCAGCGTACGATACAGTATAGCGCCCACGGCAACATTAAGCTAGCTATCGCCAGATACGACTCAACCCTGATGCCCCAGAGAGTATCCACAACTCTGCTATTCTGTACGCCTTTTCTTCCACGACTGCTCCGACGAGACGGCTTACATAGTCAACAAAGCTGCAACTTCATCAAATGGTGCCCACATACTAAATGGCTTGCAAGACCGCAACTTCACGTGCCGCCTTGTCCGCCCTGCTGCTGCCGAAGCACGTGTGTCGGGTGCTCGACGAAATGCAAaagctatatactccctccgtctcataatataagaatatTTTTGACACTAGAAAGTATGTAAGTTTTACTCTTTTAaatttaggggatcggctagaacCGATCAAAACTTAATGGAGTAAAGATAGTCCATTAAGCTTTACTCGGCCGTTTACTCCTCTATTTTTTagggatcggctagagatgctctaaaagCCCAATATCACATTCACATATGCTACAGTATAAAAAAGTAACTACTCCTAATAGAAGAAGCTCTCTCAAAAATAAAGGGGCCGGTGTCGGAAGTATTACCTCCAGTCTCAAATTAGTTGTCTTagatttgggacagagggagtagtagttataGTGGTAGGGGTGGTACCTTGGCATCCATTAACGATGTGAGGGTTGCCTTCGTATCCATTCGAGCAGTTGCAACTTACTGCACCGTAATTGTTGCTAACGTTGAGAGCGACGCTGTTCAAGCTTATGCATCTCCAACCAGACTCAGAACCGAGATCCCTCACGAGCAGGTCACGATCGGCTTCCACATCCAGCCACCATTCCAGCACCGTGGGTACGCTGGTCACGTTGGCATAGTTACCCAAATCCTGATATGTGGCACTTTGTACGGCTGCGATGTTGGTCCCGGTGAACCACCCGCGATCGACCATGAACGCAGCCCCGAACGGATGAGCAGCCCCGAACGGAGTGCCGCCCAGCCGATTGAACTGCACACCGTACGCAGCCAGACTCTGCGAGATGGTCGTCCGGCAGCAGCCGATGCCCGAGCACGAGGTGTGACCTGGATCCGGAATCCCGAAGTTACAGAGCGCAGCGCATGCGCCGACATTAGCCCCGTCTCCATTGCTCGTAACTGTTTCTTGGGCGATGAGGTAGGCGACGAGGCTGCACCCGGTGACCACGAAGACGTTGTGCTCAGTTGACACCGCCAGCCGCACTCCGGTATTCTGAccgggccaggcggcggcgggcCAGGCGGCGCCAAAGCCGAGAGATTGCGGCCGCGTCATGTTTTCGTAAGACCTCAAAATGCTTCTCTGGACACGCACCGTGCCTTCTGAGAGGGATATGGAGTCCACTTCCACGCCGTCGCCAAGAAACAGCCTCGGAGGGTGGTGTGTCTCGTCGCAGGTGAGGTTGAAGTTCCTCTGGAAGCAACCTGGTCGGAAGCCGAAAGGGTAGGGGACGGTGACGTTGCCGCAGGCCTCCGGGCAGCCGGGCAAGGCTACTGGACCAGCGGCTACCGTTGCCATGAGGAGCTGAACTGCCATCAGTACAACTACTATTGGCGCGATGAGCTTTGCTCGTGGGGAAGGAATGGAGGGAAGGAGAAGGatcatcttctcctcctgcaaCTTGAGCATGCTGTTGTGAATTAGCTAGACGTACGCTTGGTGATACTCGTAAGAGAATGCTAATCGAACTCTTTTTATGTAGAAGAAATAATTGTTCGGTCTTCTCTTGCTTGATTTCAACTTCGAGCTGGTAGGGCAATAGACTAGTCACTCTGACTCTAGTTGCCTTTGGTCCTGTCTTAAATACTAGAAAAGCTTTGGTCTTCTCGGTTGACTGCAACGCCGACCGGGTACAGTAGTGCACGGATAGTCATATAGAatagtacttcctctgtaaactaatataagagcgtttagaacattaaaatagtgatctaaacgcttttacattagtttacggagggagtactatatggGCATATTTTGCCTGTCTAGTGCTAGCTGAGTTAGAACAGTCCTCATCCTAGAGTATTTTGTTCAACTTCAGCTCAAACGTGTCTCTTTGGTAAGGAAAAGTCTATGCCTTAGAAAGGAAGGGGAAACGCGTATGGCATAATCTCTTCTGTTTTAGTATGTGGAAACTCAAACTCGTGCCCAGCTTTTGGCTACTGTTGGTCAGGTCAGTGGTCACACCGTGCCATCCGGGTTCGGTGGAAGGCCTCGCTGAAGGTTCCCAGTGAACAGGCAATGGCAATTTTGATGACCGGCGGGCCGGGCGAGAGCAAAAGAAGAAAGTACATCGATGCAGCTCGGCCACGCCTAGGCGCGATCGACACCCCCGCTCGGCCGGAACTCAATggagcatttcatcgaacacctcccctGCCTGGTCCGGGACTCCAAATCGAACTAAGGAACTCATGACTTCAATCTTGAGTTCACGGGAAATATCAAGtttttaagagcatctccaacagccgccgcAAATTTGTGATTTATAGCGCGCGCGCAATCGCTAACCGAGCTCCAGCGGGCGTGCAATAACCGCGCGCGCGGAATAAAGAGTTGAGCGCGCGGTTCGAATCGCCATCGCGCGCCGTTTATTTGCTGCGCCCGCTACCGCGCCGCACACTCGAGCGCCCGCTCGTGACTTCCACCTACCCCGACCCAGGCGCTGGCGTCGCCGCCCGCACCACCCCGGCCTATCCGGCGACCATTCCGGCGCTTCCCCGGTCTATCCCCACGCCGCTGCCGCTTCCTCCTTCTCcatccgcgcgccgccgcccctcgcgcgcGCCATTCCTCCGGCGAACAGCGCCCGGCCTCCCACTGCCACTCggcgcccacaaggtgttcgacaaaatgcttgcaaggtatgtattgcttcaacttcacattttttacatgaattttgtgcatgttgtttgtagtttttaTAGTCTAGTTtaaattgaacattgtagatgagttcgtcatatgattcttccgaagaagaatttgatattgaagaggaggaggatcttgcaatgatcctagctatgcacatcaataaaaaaccaaagcacggtggttcggttatgggtcggtagaaaatttggagggataggatcgatgccgACAACAGATTGATCAGGCACTATTTTGCGGATAATCCCGTGTACCCCGAGTCGTACTTCCGGCGCCGGTTTaagatgagcaccgagttgttcagacgcattgcagagaaactagcgagccatgaccggttttttcagcaaaggaggaatgccgccggagagctcgggcatagcacctttcagaagttgacaaccgctttgcgtatgttggcatacggtatcccgttgatctagttgatgatcacttggccatgggtgagagtcaagccatcatgtgtgtcaagcgcttcgcagtcggaattgtgcaagtgtttggccaggagtatttgagatcATCCAATGCTAaagacgccgcaaggctattggagatgaacaaagctcgcggcttcccaggtatgcttggctcaatagattgtatgcattggagttggaagaattgtcctaaGGCATGtcatgggcaattccacggccaaaaaaagggttccactataatccttaaAGCGGTGGCCggtcaagagacttggatttggcatgcttttttcCGGAATGCctagatctttgaatgacatcaacgttCTTAATGGGTCACCACttatgaataagattgcaaatggtgaactgccaccggtgcagtttgtagcaaatggccatacatacaactatggctactatcttgcggatggcatctacccaaagtggcaaacatttgtgaagccgttgaaaaaaccggaaggtaagaaaaatcttgatttccacaatgctcaggcggcggctagaaaaaatgtggagagagcttttgggattttgcaagcccaatttgctattgtgagaggaccggcaagattttgggatcaaaagatgctttggtacatcatgcacgcttatgtgatgcacaacatgatcatcgagaatgagtgtggccaagatttagactactctcagtatgagctcttgggacatcccgtgcgagtgcggcggacgactgccagggtggcccgttttgttgcctcctatcatgccattcgacgtgtCGAAAtgcatgatgatcttcagaaggatctcttcgaggagtggtgggcatggaatggccgacaaagagcatcatgatttgtgcgtttgATTTTGCAtgtttgatgttgtattgttgaactatttgttctattgcaagataaactatttgtttgagttgtaataataaaattgatctatttattgttgatttattttgtttgtgtttgatcttcTTGGTTGTGTTTAGagtgcatatgttgtttgtgcgagagcGCGCACGCAGGTTTTTTGCAGCGGCTGCTGGAGCGGCTCGCGTGTGCTAAACTTTGCAGCGGCCGCTGGAGCAAGTGCTCCGCGCCGCGCAAAAGCAGGCGATCGGCGCGCCGCAAACGCttttttagcgcggctgttggagatgctctaacgagTTGCTTACCAACTGTACCTCGGGAAGGAAGAGGTGGACTGACCTGCGCCTGCCCCAGTGCACTGCCGGTCTCCTACTTACCCACGACCCTCGCCGCGCCGGCCTCGAAGCGTCGTGCTGCCGAGCAGGCCCCCGGCCAAACCTGGCCGAACATGCCAGCACGGCACGGGCCGGGCTCCCCTAATGGCAGCATCTTTAACGTCGTTTTcttgtcgaggcatcgtcgttgcagtctgCGTCACCTCGTTTGGGCTGCTCAAGGGGAACCCTGGATCTGGGTCTCCCGAATTGGATTATGATGGCATCTTTGGTGCCTTTCTCTATTTCAggggcatcattttggagcaaGTGTTGGTTGGAGGGACCAAGAGGTGGAGCGATATTGCATCTATCGCATCGACGACGGCGGGTCTCAAGGCGTGGCGTAGTGGAGTCTTGGCAATGGACGTGAGTGGATGAATACACGTGGAATGGTGGTGTTGCCTTGCGTCGTGGTGGCATCAACCTCATGGAATTCTAGCCATAGAAACTTCTGATGTCGACCATGTATGTATCCTTTTGGTGTCGACCTCGTGGAATTTTAGCTAAGTTAATATTTCTAGTTCACGAGCTGTCAATTAGTTATATTGCATAATAAACTTTGCTCCCGGTCTTGAGGCTTGGACTTGTCAATCAACCTGAGCTTCCTTGGCACGACAAAAATAACGACATCAAAAAGGTTAATGGACCGATGCGCGATGAGGAGCGAGTAACAACTCAGAGTGGTGTAGCAACTTATTGTGCAACACTAAATTTGCATTGCCTTCTCGTCACTGAAAGTGCTTGCAATATATAATTTCACAAGTTAGCTCAGTGCTCTCAAAACCTATGTGATGCAAATTCGGCTCTTGAATGTGTGTgtatgggggcggggggggggggggggggggggggggatttacaATATGTACATTCATGGACCCATCAACGTACTCACGAACTTTCAGAATTAAGTGTGACAAACTTCATATTTAATAGAAAACTGTAACTTGGttcattttatttacttttgcatATTTGGTTCTGCATGACTCAATAGCATAGGAAATACACATATGGTTACAATCAACAGTTCCTAATTTACACTCGGCTGTTGTTTAAGAAATTTACATGTGGCATGCAGCATGGCACCCAAACTAACAATAATACCTGACTCATTTTACCATGCAAGTAAACTCATCTAGGAATTTCGGATGATTGGATAAACTCCTTCTCCAAGCTGTATAACCTAGTTTCTTCACCGCCTTTGTTCCCCATCCATGGCTGATCTTTCATAGCATTCTGATTCACTCTTGTTGTCTGAGAACTGAGCTTGACCTTTGAGTTATGCACATCTTCAAGTGTTGTCTCCACTTGCCTCATTGTAGGTCTTTCTTCCCCTTTTAAGCTTAAGCATGCTTGTGCAAGTGTTGCAACCACCTCAGCATCTTCAACTCCTCCTTCATGAATAATTTGTGTATCTAGAATATCTGACAAGCGATTGTTGCTCATTAGTGATACAAAGTGTGATGCTAGGCTTGTTCCTTCTGATGAATGAGAAGAAAAAACTGGTGTGACACTTGTCAATAGCTCTGCTAGGATGACACCAAAGCTGTAAACATCACTCTTCTCCGTCAGTCGACTCGTGTAGTAGTATTCAGGATCAAGGTAACCATAGGTTCCTTGGACAACTGTAAGTATTCCTGTCTCATCTATTGCAATTGACCTCGAAGCTCCAAAATCTGATACTTTTGCTATTAAAGTATCAGTAAGTAGAATATTGGCACATTTGATATCTCTATGGTATACTGATATGGAAGCTGCAGAGTGTAGATATGCAATAGCCCTTGCAGTTTCCAACGCAATCCTCAATCGAGTTTTCCATGACAAATGGTTCTCACTTTTGCCATGGAGATGACAAGAGAGAGTTCCATTCGATATGAACTCATAAACTAGTAGAGGAACTTCTGTCTCGAGACAACAACCAAAAAGTTTCACCACATTCCTGTGGTTTATCTGTGAAAGTATGGCAACCTCATTTATGAACTGGTCGATTTCCCTCTGCACAACAATTTTGGCCTTCTTGATGGCCACGACACGTTGATCAGATAAGATGGCTTTATACACCATGCCATGCCCACCGCCACCAAGGATCCGATTATGATCAAATTTGTTGGTTGCTTGTTCTAGTTCTTCTAAGCTGAAAATCTTCATCTGTTCGGCTATATCTTTGTTCGAAGAGATTAACTGTTGCAGAAGCAGTCCATGGTTTTTCTTAAAGAATTTTTGTCTGATCTTCTTGGCTCTTCGTTTCTTGAGTTTTTTTGTGACTTGGGCAACACCTAGGAGTGAAAATAGTAGGCCAAAACCAGCAACAATTGCTATTATGGTAATTAGACCTGCAGAAAGCGAACATAAGATTGATTGAACAATATATGTTGTGTTCACTTCAAGAAATCAAGCTGCCGAGCTCAATTTTTCAAACTACTAAATTGTACAATGAAAAGGTTTTCTTGGGAAATATGACTATCTACTGGGCCATTCATATTGGAAGTACTTTATACTCGTCCTTTTAGTTATCCATGTTTGAGTGATCTACAACCCTGGTCATGATTTGAGTAAGCATTAGAGATAACTAATTGTAAACTGAATATTAAGTAGTTAGGTCCTAGTAATAGTGgtatttaacaaaaataagttTCTAATATAAATTTATTGTATTTTAGTTCAGGGAAAAAACTAAACTCGCAATAGTTGAGGAACAAAACATGAAAGTTTGTCTTTGCAATTATCAACAACGGAAGACTTCTATCAAGTGTGTTTTATGTACCTGCTAAGCTGATGATTCTTTTCTTTGCTGAGCATCTGTATGTCCCTGGCATATTGATGCATGTTCCATGGCAGGGATAAACATCTGGCTGTAAGCACTCATCGATATCTGTAGGGGAAAAGCACAATGTTGGAAACAAGGGGGTTTTACATCGAATGTTAAAAACTAAGATAACACATGCAttgtggaaatatgccctagaggcaataataaaatggttattattatatttccttgttcatgataattgtctattgttcatgccataattgtgttatccggaaatcgtaatgcatgtgtgaatacatagaccacaacatgtccctagtgagcctctagttgactagctcgttgatcaacagatagtcatggtttcctgactatggacattggatgtcattgataacgggatcacatcattaggagaatgatgtgatggacaagacccaatcctaagcatagcacaagatcgtgtagttcgtttgctagagttttttcaaatgtcaagtatcatttccttagaccatgagattgtgcaactcccggatacaatAGGAGTGCTTtgtgtgtgccaaacgtcacaacgtaactgggtggctataaaggtgcactaagggtatctccgaaagtgtctgttgggttggcacgaatcgagactgggatttgtcactccgtatgacggagaggtatctctgggcccactcggtaatgcatcatcataatgagctcaaagtgaccaagtggttggtcacgggatcatgcattacggtacgagtaaagtgacttgccggtaacgaggtattgggataccgacgatcgaatctcgggcaagtaacgtaccgattgacaaagggaattgtatacgggattgattgaatcctcgacatcgtggttcatccgatgagatcatcgtggaacatgtgggagccaacatgggtatccagatcccgctgttggttattgaccggagagtcgtctcggtcatgtctgcatgtctcccgaacccgtagggtctacacacttaaggttcggtgacgctagggttgtagagatattagtatgcggaaatctgaaagttgttcggagtcccggatgagatcccggacgtcacgaggagttccggaatggtccggaggtgaagaattatatataggaagtccagtttcggccaccgggaaagttttggaggtcacctgtattgtaccgggaccaccggaagggtcccgggggtccaccgggtggggccacctatcccggagggccccatgggctgaagttggaggggaaccagcccctggtgggctggtgcgccccccttgggccaccccctgcgcctagggttggaaaccctaggggtggggggcgccccacttggcttgggggggaagccaccccctttggccgccgccccccttggagattggatctcccaggggccggcgccccccagggcccctatatatagtggggggagggagggcagccacacaacagcccctggcgcctccctctccctcccgtgacacctctccctctcgctgagcttggcgaagccctgccgagatccccgctgcttccaccaccacgctgtcgtgctgctggatctccatcaacctctccttcccccttgctggatcaagaaggcggagacgtcgctgctccgtacgtgtgttgaaagcggaggtgccgtccgttcggcgctcggtcatcggtgatttggatcacgacgagtacgactccatcaaccccgttcacttgaacacttccgctcgcgatctaaaagggtatgtagatgcactcctctccctcgttgctagatgactccatagattgatcttggtgatgcgtagaaaattttaaatttc
This region of Triticum aestivum cultivar Chinese Spring chromosome 2D, IWGSC CS RefSeq v2.1, whole genome shotgun sequence genomic DNA includes:
- the LOC123054900 gene encoding wall-associated receptor kinase-like 8 yields the protein MLSLPNSMLHAHATSGKPVSRRMSQAKLVAATLMALQLLMATAVTAVQVALPGCPQACGNLTVPYPFGFRRGCFRKGFNLTCDETRRPPKLLLGDGVEVDAISLADGTVHVQTKVVAFRPLYTNSAVGTRRSIDRNYSWYGGLPEVYKSGAQLAVSTEHNVFVAIGCNFIGYLLAVSDGGREYVSTCSTLCNGKTRDALCTGVGCCWTTIAQRYPGYQVKFKDLDDTVAAYAGQSRASVAAFIVDREWFVGTMQNTVSFNDFVNDDFGNGPSSMPTVLQWWLDVDSDRDLVVKDPRSASRWRCISSNSFAAYIGDAVNKVRCNCSDGYEGNSYIVDGCQDIDECLQPDVYPCHGTCINMPGTYRCSAKKRIISLAGLITIIAIVAGFGLLFSLLGVAQVTKKLKKRRAKKIRQKFFKKNHGLLLQQLISSNKDIAEQMKIFSLEELEQATNKFDHNRILGGGGHGMVYKAILSDQRVVAIKKAKIVVQREIDQFINEVAILSQINHRNVVKLFGCCLETEVPLLVYEFISNGTLSCHLHGKSENHLSWKTRLRIALETARAIAYLHSAASISVYHRDIKCANILLTDTLIAKVSDFGASRSIAIDETGILTVVQGTYGYLDPEYYYTSRLTEKSDVYSFGVILAELLTSVTPVFSSHSSEGTSLASHFVSLMSNNRLSDILDTQIIHEGGVEDAEVVATLAQACLSLKGEERPTMRQVETTLEDVHNSKVKLSSQTTRVNQNAMKDQPWMGNKGGEETRLYSLEKEFIQSSEIPR